Proteins from a genomic interval of Quercus robur chromosome 9, dhQueRobu3.1, whole genome shotgun sequence:
- the LOC126701225 gene encoding disease resistance protein RUN1-like, with protein MEKTGLAVLPVFHYVNPSDVRNHRRTFAEAFAKHEESFKVNIGNLQMWKAARTKVADLAGWDLKDKHESIVIQKIIGRIFSELYCKFSSVFKDHLGIDSCVDEMLESYLREGLGGGCFVRIYGMGGMGKTTLAQKIYRKISSKFESSSFIANVREETKNQGSVSLQKQLLSKIFREREINKWDVYGGIDVIGNTLRNKKVLIVLDDVDGEEQLEALVGNHDITAHP; from the exons ATGGAAAAGACAGGATTGGCAGTTTTACCTGTTTTTCACTATGTAAATCCCAGTGATGTACGGAATCATAGGAGGACTTTTGCAGAAGCTTTTGCTAAACACGAAGAGAGTTTCAAGGTTAACATAGGAAATTTACAAATGTGGAAAGCTGCTCGGACAAAAGTTGCCGATCTTGCTGGATGGGATTTAAAGGATAA GCATGAATCAATAGTTATCCAAAAAATCATTGGAAGGATATTTAGTGAGTTGTATTGTAAATTCTCAAGTGTTTTTAAGGACCATCTTGGAATAGACTCTTGTGTGGATGAAATGTTGGAGTCATACTTAAGAGAAGGGTTGGGTGGTGGTTgctttgttaggatatatgggATGGGTGGAATGGGAAAAACAACTCTTgcacaaaaaatttatagaaaaatttcTAGTAAATTTGAAAGTAGTAGCTTTATTGCTAATGTTAGAGAAGAAACTAAAAATCAAGGTTCAGTTTCTTTACAAAAACAACTTCTTTCTAAGATCTTTAGggaaagagaaataaataaatgggatGTTTATGGGGGAATCGATGTTATAGGGAATACATTACGTAATAAAAAGGTTCTTattgttcttgatgatgtggatgGAGAAGAACAACTAGAAGCATTAGTAGGGAACCATGATATCACCGCACACCCTTAG
- the LOC126700122 gene encoding uncharacterized protein LOC126700122, producing the protein MYAYHMIWCSITINKDELTETSLRLSEQFGNIDSHQLCLENIPSTDFRSPGKEELYQMDANGFTQIEVTFQPKGPRLEVPVGARPESFGGEYNCLFGDKQTHCCTPYTRAGPLDKEAPEEHIRHPLPCNGSGSAGHIL; encoded by the exons ATGTACGCATATCATATGATTTGGTGTTCCATTACA ATCAACAAAGACGAACTCACTGAaacaag CCTTCGTTTATCCGAGCAATTTGGTAATATTGATTCGCATCAGCTTTGCCTGGAAAATATTCCCTCTACAGACTTCAGAAGCCCCGGGAAAGAAGAATTGTATCAAATGGATGCTAATGGATTCACCCAAATTGAGGTTACATTTCAACCGAAAGGTCCACGCTTGGAG GTACCAGTTGGAGCTAGGCCAGAAAGCTTTGGAGGAgaatataattgtttatttgggGACAAACAAACACACTGCTGTACTCCTTATACACGAGCTGGGCCACTTGATAAGGAAGCCCCAGAAGAGCATATTCGTCATCCTCTCCCCTGCAATGGCTCCGGATCAGCAG